CGCAACGtctcctttttctgcatcgaaaaaaaaaaatccggcCGTACaaccgtttgacattacccaatattgaatctctTCATGCGCTAAAATTTTTTCTAATTTTCCAGCATTTGTGATTACCATCATTCTCGCTCGCAATTCGAAGAAGGTGGTACAAActcggctgtggatcaggtggtagagcgggttgtccattaatcgtagggttggcggttcgattcctggcccatgtgaagtgttcttgggcaagacactgaaccccaagttgctcccgatggcaagctagtgccttgcatggcagctctgctaccattggtgtgtgtgtgtgtgtgtgtgtgtgtgtgtgtgtgtgaatgggtgaatgagaaccagtgtaaagcgctttatagaactgctaaggtttaaaaaaagtgctatataagtgcatacATTTGCCATTTACCATGATTTTCTGGGATAATTATTCAGACTAATACTGAAAAAAAGACCAAAACCTAATCTTGAGCCCAATGCGAATGAGGTCATCCTAACTGGCTCTcctagcttgtgtgtgtgtgtatatatatatatatatatatatatatatatatatatatatatatatatatatatatatatatagttgtcaTGGAGATAAACTTAATGTGTTCAATGTGTTGAAGAGGACACTCTATAGGAGTGAACTCATGCCTTCATATCCTGTGAAGCAATGGGTAAATTTTGCACCATGACACATCCCACAGAAGTTTCTTTCATGCTAAGTGTAATTTTAGTAAACTCTTAGTCATAATTCTTTTCTTGGAAACTTACCAAcactgagaattttttttaatgttccttGTAGATGTGCATTTCAAGCAAGTGCCTTGAAAGTAAAAGCCTAAGTTACTGAGCAGTTGTGACAACACAACTGCTCAAACGCAAGATAAACACAGGTGgcgagggaaaaactccctaagatgatatgaggaagaaaccttgagaggaactagactcagacgggaacccgtcctcatctgggtaacagcggatcgtgtgaaagtaaaggaaagttcattatggtttttatatgaagtctgttttgttgaactaatccactgttcactaaaggagacctgagtgcaaaactgcacgttgtaattgcagtcccaaggccatcgcagtaaccgtagtcccagcaaccacagcgagaatgtccatgtggaattgaggtccaaaaccatttccacggtacttcaagcggtactgtcctcagcaatctccaggctgtagcctccagttgatgagatcTCCATCCAGAGATAGGGCTTCtgaacggatcaggcaggtccggagagcagaaagtgtctctagtatctccatataaaatcatgtgtagctcgacatgTGTTTCAACACACCTGTTTCAGTTGAGCAAGAGCTTATTACGGCAATGaatagatggtcaggtgggcatgattacGGTTGGAGCTAaaatcttcaggaaggtagatctccaggaacagggttggtgacacTGCTCTATAGTATacaatttatttacttatttgttttatGCCTCAGTGTATTCgcttaatttaaataaataaataacaaaatccCATGACACTCGCTAATTATTAACACCAAAACGTTACATTTTTTGGCATTTCCAGAATATTCCAGTAttaacaatgactacgtttacatggacagcagtaatctaattattgaccttaatctgagtaagataataatgtgattaaggtgtttacatgagtcgcttttagaatactcctgtcatgttcccgttttacatgttttagaacataaggagattaacagcccgcatcattacgtcaccgcgccacgccgtccgacgtccctccagaatttcacgtatcaacatacagttggtcttcgttatggtaccgtatacagttttgggtgtttttatttattttttttacgaacgctttaagtgcagttaatcatttgtcatgctatacgggctaatagacaactgcttgaagcggtgggtgtgtcccaaatcgcgtagttaccgtctctatagtagccgagatacatgtatttttccccactacaggcctatagtaggaaagtatgcgatttgggtcacagccgaactctcttgttcgccgtaaaacgtaaaactgccgtgtgtgatcgtgtcctgtcgcaaaatgcggtgaaaactcccacacgacgttcataatgtgattaaggtgtttacatgtcactactacacatccataatgcgactaaaacaggagtactccacctgtcttaattagattattgcttacttcgattatgaccttaattagatcaaggtaagtaaaaattgctgtttacatggtagtttcttaattagagtatggtcttaatcggattaagagtggattattgttgtccatgtaaacgcagctagtgaCATTATGTAATGTTCACTTCCTTTAGCTGACTTGTGAGATCTGTATCTAAATAGGGCAAAGGCCATGAAACTCAACCCCGAATAAACATACTCTTATATAAAAACGCCTCCTCCCCCTCATTTCAAAATGAACTGTAATCATTAAGTACTTGTTCGTTTGTTTCGTTTTTAACATTCCCTTTTAgtgtaattacatttaaacataaatacaaaagaggaaagaggggaaaaaatgaaatctCGAGCTTCATCGTCTTCTTCTAGTCATGAGCTTCCGTATGGATACTTTGCATAATAAATGTTCCAGCTTCATTAAAatggttatttattattaaaggtTCCTCCAGAGGAAGAACTTTTTATAAAGGAACTCTTTATAAAGATTTTTAAGGCTTGTCCATCCtcatgtttaatacatttaaagacCTTGGAATCATAAGGTTATATTTAGCAAGTCTTTGATTTTATAACGGACGTTAAGGTTTTGACCCTCAATAATGTAAAAGCAGGTTtgataaatatgttttatacttttgtttatatgtttatacttACTTATAAGTGTTTACttatgtaatatgtgtatacTTTTAAGCAATATCATATATCTATTCGTTGTCACGTAAttacataatacattttttgtgAAAGAAGTTCTGCTATAATTCTGCTGTAATTccaatacgtgtgtgtgtgtggggggggtatgtttttatatcttggtggggactAAATGTCCTTACATGGACAGGAATATTTGACAGTTTTGACCATTGTGGGAATACTTTGCTGGTGCCCATGAGGAAACttgcttaatttatttatgtattcatgtagtttcttaatttaaaatgcatatatatatatatatatatatatatatatatatatatatataaacaaaacactaaaaGAGCTCAAAGGTTtgcttttggttactgaggttagagTTACAGTAATGCAGTAAGAATTACAGTAATAATTATGTGAATGGGATGTTCTTATGAGGGtagtaagacaaatgtgtgtgtgtgtgtgtgtgtgtgtgtgtgtgcgtgcacgcaAATCAGTGGTCATGTGTCACTATGAACGTGGCCCCTCATGTTCAAACAGCACATCCAGTCACGGCCTGAAAGAAAGTGTGAGCTTCAGCATGTTGCATTGACAGCAGCGCAGCGTTACTGCAAGCCTCTGCACATCCACCGTTCTAGAAAAACCCATacaggaacaaaaaaaagggggccatcacacacatacacacacatccatccccTCCCACTACCATGACCCAAGTCAAAACACTGACCACGGGTCACGTGGCTCCGGCCGGCTCGAGTGCATTTGTTCGGTGTGagcaaatgtgtgtttttaaaggatTTTGCCACCATCGACAGAAAAGCCGGGATAACTTTTTGGAATTCAGCCTAGGAGGTCTTCTTTAGTGTTACGCTCTCTGCAAGCTTCCCATctcctctttcttcctctctcttcccctgtaaaaaaaaaaaaaaaaaaaaaaaaaaaaaaacacttcagagtTTTTCTTTATCCTGAAGAACTCAGGTAagaatttcttcatttcttcttcttctttttttcttttttttccagatgatTAGCAAAAATGTGATCTGAAAAATGTTCAGAAGTTAGGTCCTGTTGTTCTTCAACGCTAACTATGAAGAACAATAATTCCTTTTAAGCACCTCTATGGTTGGCCATTTGCCAGTAatttataatagtaataacaaataatcagttattattattatcctgtaACAGCCATTGTTTTTTCCTGTGTCCATGCAAATAGTATTACTGCACCGGGTATTGACTCCAGCCAGgaacattttcatatgattaGTATCATTTGGTGGTACAAATGGAGGCCATTTTCATACTTTCCAGGAGATCAGAATGGCTGAGACACAGAAAACCAGAACAAATGTGATGCTCAGAGCATAAATAGTTCAATTTCAGCTCAGAAGCTGGACTGGACAAACCCAATGAAGTTTCAGACTTTAGGTCTAAAGATTATAAGTCGTAACCTTGATTTAACCTTGCTGTCTGTGAAATTATTTAGGTCCTCTTTTAAAGGGAGGGTAATTCAAGGAAGAGATCCTTGTTCATTGTTTGTGATGGCGTGAAAATAAAGACCTCGGTTTAAACTGCAATGCTGTGAATATAAAGACTGACAAATGACTTTACTTCTAGGGAGAAGTTGAATGTAGGTGTGTTTTAGAGATAAAGTTGACAGTAGAGTTGGTGTATAGTGACTTCCTGGGGAATTTTAGTGACGTTTGATTAGATGGTGCATAGATAACATTTACTAGTAGATAAGTTACCATTTCCTAAAGGCCAAATATTATGTCAAGGATCTCAGATGCCTATTTGACAGTGATCGTACTATTAGCTCTGTATCATGCAAAAACCtactgcttatttttttttttacgtcacTTAAAAAGCAAGCCCATGAGCTCTAATTACTAACGTAGGTGTTCAGAAGGCTGTCGCTAAAAGAATCCAGACCAGTATAAAGGAATTTTTGAAAGGTTTCTAAGTCCCAAGCTCTGGAATTTTCTCCATGAAAATTTCGACTGTACTgatacagtaaaataataataagaagaagaagaagaagaagaagaagaagaagaagaataaaataataaaacaaaccatGTAAATACAACATTGTGTTAAGtttaaaaaatagattttaagtgtttatatgttttgtttttatttcatattaaaatttttgtattttcaaGTCTCCTGAATATCTCATTATTTAATAGCAAATTAAAATACAACATGAATATCTAGtgatttttacattatattataatttgtCCCTTATCTCTAcctattttgtgttttttttttttcaatataatCCGGTATATAAACTTGTAAAGTGCTAAAAGTACAGCAGGTACTTTAATAATATTTCActggcaaaatgtgttaaaaatgtgCATTATGCTTTGAATATGCagattgtatgtatgtgtatatgtatgtattttttttttcacaaaaaaaatatgtcATAAGGAAACAGACACATAGGAGAATGTTATTTTGTCACAAGATTGAAGAGCCTATCATGTTCAATATGCAAATGTGGACAGGGAAATGGAATGGGGTTTGTAATGGTTAGACTATTGATTACTTGCTGAGAGTAAAAGTGTTGGCACTTGTTCCATTTTCTTACTAGTTTTTAGGAGCGAGATGTCAATTTACTTCTCAATATAgatacacattattattattattattattattattattattattattattattatcattattattactgttagtTACTGCTATTTTGatattatatgtaatattttgaTCCACTATTCAGTATATTACGAATAAAATTGAATCAGAAACtgttcattatgttttattctCAAGCAAGTGAGGATCATTATATAAGTACTGTCCCCAAAAATCACTGATATACTAtacacctactatatacataaACCACAAGATTACCAAGTATTGTCTGTCAAAAGTGCAAAATTAGGCTTCTGAGTGGTCTTCATTTGCAGTAAAGATCCACAGCTGAAAAATTGCTGAAAATTCCTGCTTTTCCTAACTGTGCCGTCTGATCTGTGCGTAGTGTGTTGAGCGTCAATCAGGATGTACAGCTTCATGGGAGGAGGCCTTTTCTGTGCCATTGTGGCCAACATCCTCCTGGTGGTGTCCACAGCCACTGATTACTGGATGCAGTACCGCCTATCAGGCAGTTTCGCTCATCAGGGCCTGTGGCGCTACTGCATGTCGGGCAAGTGCTACATGCAGACGGACAGCATTGGTAAGTCAGTCTGGATTCACTGCTTATTAAACTAGATTGAACTAAATGTACATCTAAACGTTCTTTAAGAAATGAAAAGTTGTCAGCATTGGCAGCTTTGCTgcggtataaggggaataaaacatttcaagacATGATGctattgaaaaataattaatcaGGGTGATAGCAGTAACTCGCGTCATGTAAGgcctcatcacaccaccccatcgttgattattttcccataacagcacacccctaggtgttttatttcttaattaatgCCTAGATTAGTATCATAGCTTCTGGTTTAACGGTAAGattatccattaaaaaaaaaaaaagctgtccaAAGCTGCCCATAGTGGCGGTTTCATACTTAAGGTTCTTCAATAGTGTCCATAACGGCCCAGTTAATTTCTTGGTTATATTTATGGATTGGATTCGGCTTCATTTGTACATCACTTCATTTTGATCACTTCAAGATCTCCCATAATGCTTAGCTAACTTTTATATTAGGAACTAGATAGTTTATTAGGAACTAGATAGGTGCACTTGACAGACTGGTCTGTCTGGATACTGTCTAAtatcaatgaaatatttgttcTAATAGTACAGCTTTATAAAAATgtactattaaaaataaaagttttattaATAATCTTGCAACTTTTCAAATTTCACAtcagttctaaaaaaaaaaaggctaatttGATCTTatcttcctttttgttttttttctctctcatgcaATTGTTGTCAGCATACTGGAATGCCACAAGGGCCTTCATGATCCTGTCATCGATGTCATGCTTCGCAGGGATCATCGCCGGCATTCTTTCCTTCACCCACTTCTCTGGATTTGAGAGATTCAGTCGTTCCTTTGCTGCAGGGATCATGTTTTTCGTTTCGAGTTAGTTCCAAAATCTTTTACTTTTAACATTCTTCAAACAAAAATGTCGAGCTTGCTAACAATCTCTTCGAAAAAAAGGTTCCATCTTGCACCATAAAGGCTGTATTCAGAGCCGAGTCATGTAACAtgcacatcagtattcagactTAACAGATAGTGTCCATAATGGCCTAGTTAATTTCTTGGTTATATTTATGGATTGGATTCGGCTTCattgccaaaagtttgtggacacttagccatcacacccatatgttgtcccctttttgctgttataataagctccagtcttctgggaaggcttctcactagattttggagcgtggctgtggggatttgcgcTCGTTCAGGGTTATTCATTCATTGATGTAACTTTTGAACTCTGAATATGCCTCAAATGGTTTAAGTAAGTTAATGTAGGACATAGAGTTTCTCTTTCAGAAACTGATCCAAGTCACACCTCTTTAGATAACTAGAACCATCCAAAAAGCCTTTTGAGGAACCCAGTTTTCTAACTGTAGTGGATGAATAGGGCCAGTTACCTAAGAAAGCCCAGACCCTTTTACCCAAGTGCAAAATTACCTCAGACTGCTCAGACTGTGATACAGGGAGCTAATTCTGAATGTCAGCTACTCAATCCTGGGCACTAAAGTCTAATATCTTTTGTAGCTCTCTTTGTTTTTCTGGCTATGGCGATCTACACCGGGGTGACGGTGAACTTCCTGGGAAAGCGCTTTGGTGATTGGCGTTTCTCCTGGTCCTACATACTCGGTTGGGTTGCTCTGCTCATGAACTTCTTTGCAGGTAGTAACATATGTAAATAGTAAGTAAACAGTCATGTTTCCTGATATCTATCCGTGTAACtattgtttctttttgtgtttGCAGGTATATTTTACATGTGTGCTTACAGGATGCACGAGTGCAGGCGAGTCGCCGGATCACGCTAGATGGATAAAAACAAGAGGAATCCATAGTGGAATTGTAATATGTTGTTAGTATATTGCTAAACATAAATGAAAGATATTATAGTAGATATTAACTTCATAGGAAGGACAAGGATAAGCAACTAGCAAGCCTCTTTCCAGAAAAATcaactcactcaatcaatctcAAGAGTAAATCAGAGTAAATGGTggaaaagcattaaaaatgtcCTGAAGATAATGGCAGTCTCTGTTTAACTCTGATAAATGACTTTCCCTTTCAGCAGTAAcaacattatcatcatcaaGGCAGTGTCGAAATTTAAGTGGCAAAGTGAACAGGATGTAGATTGAAATGTTGCATTCAAACTGGGCAGATTTGGGGCAGAATAAATGATCAGACCATTCTGAGATTTTTTATTggctgtgtttatttgagtttaGAACACATTGTGTGGTTTTTAATAATGTATAGTAAACATTTCATATGCCAGGAAGTAAGAAATATTTGCCTGAACATCAGTGACAAAGTACATTGGCTACTTTCAGAAATGTAATCCCAtcaataatgtaaaaaaataaataaaaaaataaaaaataataataaaaaaatggttAAGCACTTATAACAGCATAATCAATCAAGACATTAaatttgacctctgacctcatTTTTCTTAACTCTTGAAAATGAATTTGTGGCCCATATTTGGccctgggactgcaattacaacatGTTTTGCCCTCGGGTcacctttagtgaacagtggactattccgacatacagacttcatataaaaaccataatgaactttcctttactttcccacgatccgttgttacccagacgaggacgggttcccttctgagtctggtttctcataaggtttcttcctcatatcatcttcgggagtttttcctcgccaccgtcaccaccgtctcgctcaatagggataaattcacacgctttcaatctctatcctgtgtttatatatttctgtaaagctgcttttttgtctattgttaaaagcgctatacaagtaCAATTGAATATAAAACATGTGATGACATGAACTAAAAAAAGGCctaaacattctacataaagcaCGTGTGCAAGCGTGTGcaaacacaagacagtacagtaagtaataagtacacagttctagtatGAAAATATCTGATCTAACAGAAACTTGGTTAGAATTCATAAAATAGGTCTCAAGAAGTTGACTAAATGCAAAATGATGTCTCATTTGGCTCATAGTTGTGTGACCAAATGTAAAGCCACTGAAAGACAAACACAATACACCCTTTTCTCTATAAGTCTGTGGTAGCATTGTGTATATTTCACCAAAGTATAAATCATtaatcaaatcaatcaaaaaTGTCAGTTCTAGTTGTTGGGATCTGCGTCAGCTGATGAATTTgtcaaaaagatttatttcaaGCTCAATGTTTAAGGAGCGCAATCATTGTAGGATCTCTTTATTTTCTGGTGTTACTATTGTGATGGTCAAATTCCCGGGCTTTATCAGAGTTAGAATCTCCCTCAACACTCAAATTGGGATGGGTGTTCAAGCCTAGACGGCGCCTAAGTGAGAAAACTCTAAAGAGGGACATTTTGGTGGTGTTGCGATACACACTTGAGGAGAAGTAGAAGATGATAGGGTCCAGGCAGGTGTTGAAGGTGCTTAGGAGCAGTGTGTAGTACCTCCATGGTGGGCTGTTTTTGGTGTTGAAGCCCACCAGATGAGAGATGTTGTAGGGCATAAAGCAGATCAAGAAGACGCTCAAGGTGCCCAACGCCATTCCAATGGCCCTTTGCTTCTTCTCCTTTGTTATGCGGGGCCTATGGTAAAGGATCCAGATACAGTTAAGATAGCAGAACACGCATATAATCAGGGGCACCAAACAAAGAACCACAAAAAACTCCAGCCGCACTGGAAGTACAACGCTTTTCTGGTCATCGGTGAAGTTCTCGTAGCAGGTAGTCTTGGGTTCAGTGCTATTCTCCTTGCCCATATGGACGACGAAAAACACAATCGTGCAGTGTGCTCCACTGAACAGCCAGATGAAAATACTGCCAATGGTGGCATAGAGAAGCTTGCGAAACTTCATGtaggtgactgggaaggccactccCAAGTAGCGGTCAATGCTAACAGCCATCAGCAACAGCGAGCTGGTGTAGATGGTGCTGAAAAAGACAAATGACACGATCGAGCATATGGTCTGGGAAAGGTGCCACTGTAGGCCTGCTGCTGCCTCATACATCTTCATTGGTAAGAAAAGCAAGAAGAGCAGATCGGAGAGAGTCAGGTTCAGCAGAAGGACATCCGTGGGTGTGGGTTTTTTGCGAAGCTTCCTGATGAAGGCATAAATGGCCAGGATATTGGCTGGTAGGCCGATTAAGAAGGTTATAATGTAGGCTGAGAGAAGCACCCAGTGGTTTATCATTTTGGTAACTGCAGGACACTGGTGGAACAAGAATAAGAAACATCATGCGGCACATGGATTGCAGCTTTTGTCTACAACATATAGTACATACGTACATAAATATCAGTCACGTATCTGACTAATTCTTTTTTCTGTGCACAGGTCATTCCATGTATGTGGTGCCTTTTGGACGTAAAGCATTTATGGTGCAAGCGCTTAGCctgaaaatatattatatgtaaaatatatatcacTGATGTGAGCAAAACATATGCTGTGTAAGCAAGCACAGGCCTAACTAGTTTGGACCTAAGAGGGTGAAAATACCTTTGGTATCAGCAAAAACATTCTTTGTGGTAGAATAATAGTTGACCCTGGATGCTTGGGAGTGCTGCCCTACCAGAGAAACATAGTCACCACCAATTTGGCACCTCTATCCAAGTCATTGTGCTTGTGGGTATGGTGACTGTTTGGAATGAATTGCCAACTGAGGACTGCAACTAAGCAGCCCAGGAAACACTCCTGAATATAAGAGCCCTTAGTAAACAGGCCTTGTTTTCCTTTTGGTGGAAATGGTCCTACAAATGACGTGCACCTCGTTAGTTGGATCCAGTGCGTCGCTCTTTCCAAATTATTCTCAAAATATCTTTGTGTAAAAAGTATGCGCTGGCCATTGCAGCACACTATCATTAATGGCATATATCTGGGGGATCTTAAACTTATTACACCCTTTCTGGAAAGCTGAGGCATTTCCATCAACCATGATTTCAAAAAGTCCAGCACAGAATCAAGGCTAGATTCCCTTAAATCCCCTCCTTATTAGCCTATGCATGGTGCCTTTGTGCTAGTTATCTCTATCTGACAAAAGAGGCGCACCTTGCATGAGTTGGTAGACAGATGACTATGGAGTGACCTTGTAGATGAACCTGGGATTTCTACTCAAGGTTATATTACCCAATTTTGTAACACAGTCAAGTGACCATAGGCAGCCTGCAGAGCATTACTGGCCATCCAATCAACTATTCTGCTACAGAAAAATGATAAAGGCCGTTAGACATGTCCAGCCGCTACTGTGGTTGGTCACTCTACAAGGATTGTCTCCTCCTCATGGGCATTACTTAGAGCAGGAGGCTTCCATTTGATCCACAAAGGACTAGTATGTTTGTAGGTTTTTATTACAACCAAACAGGGGcgacacctgattccacctgtttaatcatttACTGTATTCTTTGTCTACAACCAACTATCAATGGTGCCTCCTAAAACGTTGACAGTTATCAGTGTTTCtcgagacagaaaaagaaagtaccACATAAAAGGAATGACTCGTTGCATTCATTGCTAATTGACTGCTACGTATGCACTTTAGACTTTCATGATACACTGTACGAAAAGTATAATAGTGCATTCTCTTTCTGGATTTCCTGTTTTGGTTAAGCATAATTATTTGAGCAGAATAAAAATAGTGTTATCTAGTGCATCAGCTTCAGAATACTGAAACTGTTTATCATCACAGAATCACATCTTACGCCATCTATACCACACTGTTGCTTTCACCTGCAGCATGAGCTCAAACATTAACTCAAAAACTTCCTTGATGTCTCTACGGTTTTATAAGAATAACCacaatacaaataaagaatttaattgCCGACATGCAAACATCTGCAAACAGTGGTTCCCCTACCCATTTTCATTTCCTGTATTAACAATTATTATGTATGAGTTCTCTGTGTGACCATGTCCTACCAGTaattttaaaatagatttaataaAATACTACATGATTCAACTCAGGCATACTAAAACGAGGCATTAAGTATTAAAAGTGGATTAAAAAATTTCATTAATGATTCATCTATAACAGGGGTTCTCAGATATTTTGCTGCCAGAGATGCCTTTAACTATAAAAACCCATTTCACAAACTCTGTCTAAGCGTAATCCAACTATTCATATATTATGCTCA
This genomic interval from Ictalurus punctatus breed USDA103 chromosome 23, Coco_2.0, whole genome shotgun sequence contains the following:
- the lim2.5 gene encoding lens intrinsic membrane protein 2.5, whose protein sequence is MYSFMGGGLFCAIVANILLVVSTATDYWMQYRLSGSFAHQGLWRYCMSGKCYMQTDSIAYWNATRAFMILSSMSCFAGIIAGILSFTHFSGFERFSRSFAAGIMFFVSTLFVFLAMAIYTGVTVNFLGKRFGDWRFSWSYILGWVALLMNFFAGIFYMCAYRMHECRRVAGSR
- the si:ch211-231m23.4 gene encoding free fatty acid receptor 2 — translated: MINHWVLLSAYIITFLIGLPANILAIYAFIRKLRKKPTPTDVLLLNLTLSDLLFLLFLPMKMYEAAAGLQWHLSQTICSIVSFVFFSTIYTSSLLLMAVSIDRYLGVAFPVTYMKFRKLLYATIGSIFIWLFSGAHCTIVFFVVHMGKENSTEPKTTCYENFTDDQKSVVLPVRLEFFVVLCLVPLIICVFCYLNCIWILYHRPRITKEKKQRAIGMALGTLSVFLICFMPYNISHLVGFNTKNSPPWRYYTLLLSTFNTCLDPIIFYFSSSVYRNTTKMSLFRVFSLRRRLGLNTHPNLSVEGDSNSDKAREFDHHNSNTRK